GCGACGCACTCAACGGCGTACCCATCACGGGACAGGCGCATTTCAAAAACGGCAACCGCGAACTCTCGCGCCCACACGCCACCACCAACGACCCCAATGGCTGGGAAAGCACCGAATGGGGCAAACAGCGCGACCAGGTCGGCGGCTGCGAGCACAACACACCCGAACGCCTCGACTTCATATACGAAAACGACGTCGCAGTCGGCCAATTGCTCAACTACCTCGAAACCCACGACGACCCGCGCAACCCCGGCCACAAACTCATCGACAACACCCTCTTCATCTTCTCCAGCGACAATGGCGCAGAAAACGCGGGCAAAGAATCCAGCGGCTACTACCGCGGCCGCAAGGCCCACATCCACGAAGGCGGCCATCGCGTACCCACAATCGCCTTCTGGAAACAGGGCAACATCGGCGACGGCAACGACGCGACCCCCGGGCGCACCAGCCACATCACCTATGGACTCAACGACCTCATATTATCCATCGCAGACCTCGTCGGCATCGAAGCATCCTCACGCACGGGATTTGCCGAAGACAGCACCAGCATCGCGCCCTTCCTCACCGGCCTACAGGATGATGAATTTGAACCCCACCCCCTCGTCCTCCACGACGACTACATCATGGGACCCATGCTCTCGCTGCGAGATGGCGATTGGAAATTGATCGTCGGGCAAGAACTCATCGTAGAAGGCGAACTAAAACACCACGCCCTCTTCAACTTAAAAGACAACCCCACAGAAGACGAACGCCAGAACCTCATCGCATCAGAACAACACAGCCACCTCGTTGAATCCCTCTCAGCAAAACTGCTGGACATTTACCACCAGAGGAACACCCATGCAAACGCCCTTTCCCGCTAAACTGCCACTTGAAAAACCAGACCGCGAACTCAGCGCCTCGATGGAGCGCATGTACGATATATGGAACCCCCATGAAGATCGCGGCAATGAATTCTTCAGCAACTTCAAATACTCCCCCCTCGAAGGGTTCTCACGAGAACCCAACGTCTCTCGCCGCGACCCATCCAAAGTCCTCCGCATCGACGGCACTTATTACGTCTGGTACACATGCCGGCGCACAAAAGGTCCCCCCGTCGGACACGAAAACGCCACCGACGAAATCCCCTCTGTCGATTGGGACCTCGCAGACATCTGGTATGCCACCAGCGAAGACGGCTTTCACTGGAAAGAACAGGGACCAGCCGCCACGCGCCTACCAAAAGGCGAATTTGGCTGGCGCTCAAACTGCACCCCCGACATCCTCGTCTGGAAAAACAAATACTACCTCTACCACCAGGCATACAGCGAAGTCATTCAAGGCGGCGACTCGTGCCCCGTCACCATCGCCATCGCCGACTCTCCCCATGGACCCTGGACGCGACTGGGTAGGCCGATCGTAGAACCCGGCGGACCCGACGACTGGGACTGCAACTGCATACACGACCCCTTCCCCCTCATCTACAAAGGCAAAATCCACATGTATTACAAAGGCTCGCCCGGTCAAAAACGCGGCGGCGCAAACATCATCCGCGCTCAGGGCGTTGCCATAGCCGATCACCCGGAAGGACCATACCAAAAATCACCGCTAAATCCCGTCCTCAACTCCGGCCACGAAACCTGCCTCTGGCCCTACAAAGAGGGCATCGCCGCAATCGTCAGCCTGGACGGACCCGAAAAAAACACCGTACAATACGCGCCAGACGGCCTCCATTTTGAAATGAAATCCCTGCTCCAAGTACCCCCCGTCGCACCCGGACCCTTTGTACCCGACGCATTTGCCGACAACGGCGACGGCCGCGGCATCACCTGGGGACTCTGCCACATCAACCCGGACGGCGGGGGCAGCATGAGCGAATCCGTCCTCGCCCGATTCGACTGCGACCTCAGCCGCGACACAGACCGCCCCCTATTCAAAAACAACAACCTGCGCTTTGACGAACCCACCTACTTCCAGCGCGTCCTAAAACTGCCCGAATACCTCCAAAAGCAAATCCTCAAAGAACAGAATGACACCGATCAAAACACCATCGGAACCTTCAAGGAGCCATCATGAAAACGATCTACCGATCAACACTCGTGCAAGGGATATGCTGTTTCCTGCTCATCGGCGGACTGCTCGCCCCAGCCGCAGAGGCCGTTAAATTTCGCACCGAAGAAGGTCAACTTCAGCAATCAAAATTCGTCATCACCGTACCGGAGTCCTGGAATGGAAAACTCCTGCTGCTGGCGCACGGCCATCGCTCCGAAAATGCGCCCTTGAGCGCCGAATTTCGCACAGAGTCACCCACGTACCAGCATTTGCTTGCCGATGGCTGGATGATCGCATCTACCAGCTACCGCCGCAACGGAGCGATCGTCGTCGATGCGGTAGCGGACATCGAACTGCTACGCCAGCACATTGTCCAAACTTATGGCGCGCCTGAACGTGTAATTGTACAGGGCAGCTCAATGGGCGGCGCGATCGTGACCCTGATCGCCGAGACCGCTCCCGAAGGTTATGACGGCTTGCTCGCGTTGGGGGCGGCACTGCAAGTGCGGGATGCAGAGCAACCCCACGAATGGCGTTATACCCCACGTCTCCCGTTGCTCTTCCTCAGTAACCAGAGTGAAGCGGAGGGACCCCAGGCGTATATC
The Gemmatimonadota bacterium genome window above contains:
- a CDS encoding sulfatase-like hydrolase/transferase, with protein sequence MQPNIIIFLVDDMGTGDTSAYQDWTGNRDDEQLHTPSLERLARLGVRFTDAHTPSTVCTPTRYALLTGRYCWRTQLKHKVAFGPHYPPLIEKERPTLATILKKAGYRTGISGKWHVGLTYTKSDGSPAEGWDDADVRQPLTDCPEEHGFDYHFITNRSHGTSANAGWIENRRCIGATGKNPHDIAGYDLYKTGPMNFQHAVGFLDDHLTKDTKQQPFFLYYAANSNHTPHTPCDALNGVPITGQAHFKNGNRELSRPHATTNDPNGWESTEWGKQRDQVGGCEHNTPERLDFIYENDVAVGQLLNYLETHDDPRNPGHKLIDNTLFIFSSDNGAENAGKESSGYYRGRKAHIHEGGHRVPTIAFWKQGNIGDGNDATPGRTSHITYGLNDLILSIADLVGIEASSRTGFAEDSTSIAPFLTGLQDDEFEPHPLVLHDDYIMGPMLSLRDGDWKLIVGQELIVEGELKHHALFNLKDNPTEDERQNLIASEQHSHLVESLSAKLLDIYHQRNTHANALSR
- a CDS encoding SAM-dependent chlorinase/fluorinase; amino-acid sequence: MKTIYRSTLVQGICCFLLIGGLLAPAAEAVKFRTEEGQLQQSKFVITVPESWNGKLLLLAHGHRSENAPLSAEFRTESPTYQHLLADGWMIASTSYRRNGAIVVDAVADIELLRQHIVQTYGAPERVIVQGSSMGGAIVTLIAETAPEGYDGLLALGAALQVRDAEQPHEWRYTPRLPLLFLSNQSEAEGPQAYIQKAAKAPSVPVFWSVARDGHVNLREIERETALRALDAYLDTGKIERDKDATIAPNHVSSAKFVEGGAYTKIESISSTYGNINTEFIEGDLQQLGISPKTRFQVSYGEQTFTVLLATTYGDVPRGEWVAFLTVEGRLRIARNYENASKTLGCKEGDKIFIAPAE
- a CDS encoding glycoside hydrolase, which codes for MQTPFPAKLPLEKPDRELSASMERMYDIWNPHEDRGNEFFSNFKYSPLEGFSREPNVSRRDPSKVLRIDGTYYVWYTCRRTKGPPVGHENATDEIPSVDWDLADIWYATSEDGFHWKEQGPAATRLPKGEFGWRSNCTPDILVWKNKYYLYHQAYSEVIQGGDSCPVTIAIADSPHGPWTRLGRPIVEPGGPDDWDCNCIHDPFPLIYKGKIHMYYKGSPGQKRGGANIIRAQGVAIADHPEGPYQKSPLNPVLNSGHETCLWPYKEGIAAIVSLDGPEKNTVQYAPDGLHFEMKSLLQVPPVAPGPFVPDAFADNGDGRGITWGLCHINPDGGGSMSESVLARFDCDLSRDTDRPLFKNNNLRFDEPTYFQRVLKLPEYLQKQILKEQNDTDQNTIGTFKEPS